In Hamadaea flava, a genomic segment contains:
- a CDS encoding Vgb family protein has translation MATILIIADYAVRRLDPATGRDEELSVGQLFAFPTDLAVEPTGDILVVDSSALAVGEYTRGAVIRIDRVTGRQTAVSSGGAFTGMKGIAVEASGAILVGNSPLGSPASLIRVDPATGKQDTVCQSDDLGEIHGIAVEADGSILVADAGHGQVWRVHPRTGKRKALTDEGIFDLNNGIAVEADGGILVTEALGDQYPGALSRLDPADGSKTLLAYGGMVSTPAGVTVDRDATILVLSRGAIPDEDGDGLGYPGIVRIDPLTGAQTLVSSPDSRLEEMFAVVVG, from the coding sequence ATGGCCACGATTCTGATCATCGCGGACTATGCGGTGCGCCGGTTGGATCCGGCGACGGGCCGTGATGAGGAGTTGTCGGTTGGGCAGTTGTTCGCGTTTCCGACGGATCTTGCGGTGGAGCCGACCGGCGACATTCTTGTGGTCGATTCGAGCGCGCTTGCCGTCGGTGAGTACACGCGGGGGGCTGTCATCCGGATCGACCGGGTCACTGGTCGGCAGACGGCGGTGTCGTCCGGCGGTGCGTTCACGGGGATGAAGGGAATCGCGGTCGAGGCGAGCGGGGCGATCCTCGTGGGCAACAGTCCACTGGGCTCGCCGGCGTCACTGATCCGCGTGGATCCGGCCACCGGCAAGCAGGACACCGTCTGCCAGTCCGACGATCTCGGTGAGATCCACGGCATCGCCGTGGAAGCCGACGGCAGCATCCTGGTTGCCGACGCCGGTCACGGCCAGGTGTGGCGGGTTCATCCACGGACCGGGAAACGCAAAGCCCTCACCGACGAGGGGATCTTCGACCTCAACAACGGCATCGCGGTGGAGGCCGACGGCGGCATCCTGGTCACCGAGGCACTCGGAGACCAGTACCCAGGCGCCTTGTCTCGGCTGGATCCGGCTGACGGCAGCAAGACGTTGCTGGCCTACGGCGGGATGGTGAGCACGCCTGCGGGGGTCACCGTCGACCGCGACGCAACGATCCTGGTCCTGTCCCGCGGGGCGATACCCGACGAAGACGGCGACGGGCTCGGGTATCCCGGAATTGTCCGCATCGATCCGCTGACTGGCGCGCAAACTCTCGTGTCGTCCCCGGACAGCCGGCTGGAGGAGATGTTCGCCGTCGTGGTGGGCTGA
- a CDS encoding tyrosine-type recombinase/integrase: MTRSPTGTKLAQQQDQPGVAYRRCGCRGEDGKQLGFSCPGLEHVSHGRWYFAVQVDGVDGRRTRIRKGGFATEADARTAMAQLQSLPSAEAVARTWTVGRWLRFWLAEIERHEAVRASTLAGYRRVVDGYLIPELGHIRVSKLRTKQVQRALDRIASRHTRTGRLIAASTVHGIRAVLRSALSHARRTGLVGFNAAWRIKTPNGVRAYPVVWTPAREREWRLHGVRPRVACWDLPHLGRFLEAVQDDRLFALWWLVALHGLRRGELAGLRWQDLDLVGRELTVREQMIVIDGQTLLGPPKSEAGRRTLALDETSVKIFRQYRREQARLRGGKLDVLDPLFTRVDGSPMRPDWLTREFQRRCADLGLPPVRLHDIRHGSVSIDGAAGVPLKLTSQRAGHSSVVTTVDIYQHVFPETAHAEVAKTAALILRHAKLRMRSGGASQA, encoded by the coding sequence GTGACTCGATCCCCCACGGGAACGAAGCTCGCACAACAACAAGATCAGCCGGGTGTCGCCTACCGGCGCTGCGGCTGCCGCGGCGAGGACGGCAAGCAACTGGGCTTCAGCTGCCCGGGGCTCGAGCACGTATCGCATGGCCGCTGGTACTTCGCGGTCCAGGTCGACGGCGTGGACGGCCGGCGTACCCGGATCCGCAAGGGCGGGTTCGCCACCGAAGCCGACGCCCGCACGGCCATGGCGCAGCTCCAGTCGTTGCCCAGCGCCGAAGCGGTTGCGCGGACGTGGACGGTGGGCCGGTGGCTGCGGTTCTGGCTGGCCGAGATCGAACGTCACGAGGCGGTCCGGGCGTCGACCCTGGCCGGCTACCGGCGCGTGGTCGACGGCTACCTGATCCCCGAACTGGGGCACATCCGGGTGTCCAAGCTGCGCACCAAGCAGGTGCAGCGGGCCCTGGATCGGATCGCATCGCGGCACACCCGTACGGGCAGGTTGATCGCAGCCAGCACCGTGCACGGGATCCGGGCCGTGCTACGCAGCGCGTTGAGCCACGCCCGCCGCACCGGCCTGGTCGGGTTCAACGCGGCATGGCGGATCAAGACCCCGAACGGTGTCCGAGCGTATCCAGTGGTGTGGACACCAGCCCGGGAACGTGAATGGCGGCTGCATGGTGTGCGGCCGCGGGTGGCATGCTGGGATCTGCCGCATCTGGGCCGGTTCCTCGAAGCGGTGCAGGATGATCGGCTGTTCGCGTTGTGGTGGCTGGTCGCCTTGCATGGTTTGCGCCGCGGTGAGCTGGCAGGGTTGCGGTGGCAGGACCTCGACCTGGTCGGCCGGGAGTTGACCGTCCGGGAGCAGATGATCGTCATCGACGGCCAGACTCTTCTGGGGCCGCCGAAGTCCGAGGCCGGGCGTCGCACCCTTGCCTTGGATGAGACGTCGGTGAAGATCTTCCGCCAGTACCGGCGGGAACAGGCTCGTCTCCGTGGCGGGAAGCTGGATGTGCTGGATCCGTTGTTCACCCGGGTGGACGGCAGCCCGATGCGCCCGGACTGGCTCACCCGCGAGTTTCAGCGTCGCTGCGCCGACCTGGGGCTGCCGCCGGTGCGGTTGCATGACATCCGGCATGGCTCGGTCAGTATCGACGGGGCGGCCGGTGTGCCGTTGAAGCTGACGTCGCAGCGGGCCGGGCATTCGTCGGTGGTGACCACGGTGGACATCTATCAGCACGTGTTTCCCGAGACGGCGCACGCCGAGGTCGCGAAGACGGCGGCGCTGATCTTGCGGCATGCGAAGCTGCGCATGCGGTCCGGTGGCGCCTCCCAAGCGTAG
- a CDS encoding nitroreductase family protein — translation MEFADVIRRRRMVRQFEDRPLAPDIVERILANALRAPSAGFAQGWEFLVLTSAEDRARFCPFVQNQVRYTPATMNAPLVVIPLAHKARYLERYAQPDKGWTLENAEQKWPAPYWYIDAGMATMLMLLSAVDEGLGGFLFWIMPPAEISNDVGAVPAHLDAFRAEFGVPAEYDPIGAVAIGYRAPDLPPQNPQLGERRRTVADVVHQGQFGRR, via the coding sequence ATGGAATTCGCAGACGTCATCCGCCGACGGCGAATGGTCCGCCAGTTCGAGGATCGCCCGCTCGCCCCCGACATCGTGGAGCGCATCCTCGCCAACGCGCTGCGTGCCCCATCCGCCGGCTTCGCCCAGGGCTGGGAGTTCCTCGTGCTGACCTCGGCGGAGGATCGCGCCCGGTTCTGCCCGTTCGTTCAGAACCAGGTCCGCTACACCCCCGCCACGATGAACGCACCGCTCGTCGTCATCCCCCTCGCCCACAAGGCGCGCTACCTCGAGCGGTACGCCCAACCAGACAAGGGCTGGACGCTGGAGAACGCCGAGCAGAAGTGGCCGGCGCCGTACTGGTACATCGACGCGGGAATGGCGACCATGCTCATGCTGCTCAGCGCGGTCGACGAGGGCTTGGGCGGCTTCCTGTTCTGGATCATGCCGCCCGCAGAGATCTCCAACGACGTGGGCGCGGTCCCCGCTCACCTCGACGCGTTCCGCGCGGAGTTCGGCGTACCCGCTGAGTATGACCCGATCGGAGCGGTGGCCATCGGCTACCGAGCCCCCGACCTCCCGCCCCAGAACCCGCAACTCGGCGAGCGTCGCCGAACCGTCGCCGACGTAGTCCACCAGGGGCAGTTCGGGCGGCGCTGA
- a CDS encoding helix-turn-helix domain-containing GNAT family N-acetyltransferase, which yields MEQVTGRIREFNRYYTQRIGVLTDHYLGQHSLGEARLLYELSRDPDVRSVRIRLGLDSGYLSRLLRALERQDLLKLDRHPDDGRARIAVLTDAGHAAVSDLDTRSDESVTTLIDPLTPDQRKRLADAMEEVQRLLRLAAIQVQPVAAGSAVARSCLHAYAEELSRRFPEGYGPDDLLPATAFALFLVASDGVSPVGCVGLRPLSATTAEIKHMWVSPSARRLGVGRRLLAALESHAASLGYAELRLNTHEALPEAIALYQALGYTEIPPYGDDVHGQRFFALPLPH from the coding sequence ATGGAGCAGGTCACCGGTCGCATCCGGGAGTTCAATCGGTACTACACGCAGCGCATTGGCGTACTGACCGACCATTACCTGGGCCAGCACTCGCTCGGCGAGGCCCGCCTCCTCTACGAGCTGTCGCGCGACCCCGATGTCCGTTCCGTCCGGATTCGGCTCGGCCTCGACTCCGGCTACCTGAGCCGCCTCCTGCGCGCCCTGGAACGCCAGGACCTGCTCAAACTCGACCGCCACCCGGACGATGGCCGCGCCCGGATCGCCGTCCTCACCGACGCCGGCCACGCGGCAGTGTCGGATCTAGACACCCGATCCGACGAATCGGTCACCACGCTCATCGACCCACTCACGCCTGACCAGCGCAAACGCCTCGCTGACGCGATGGAAGAGGTCCAGCGCCTCCTGCGGCTCGCGGCCATCCAGGTCCAGCCCGTCGCCGCCGGATCCGCCGTCGCTCGCTCCTGCCTCCACGCGTACGCCGAAGAGCTGTCCCGTCGTTTCCCGGAGGGATACGGACCGGACGACCTCCTGCCGGCGACCGCGTTCGCCCTCTTCCTCGTGGCGTCGGACGGAGTCTCACCCGTGGGCTGCGTAGGACTTCGCCCGCTTTCCGCGACCACCGCGGAAATCAAGCACATGTGGGTGAGCCCGTCCGCCCGGCGCCTCGGCGTCGGCCGGCGACTGCTGGCCGCCCTGGAATCCCACGCCGCCTCCCTCGGATACGCCGAACTGCGCCTGAATACGCACGAGGCGCTGCCCGAAGCCATCGCGCTCTACCAAGCCCTCGGGTACACCGAGATCCCTCCCTACGGAGACGACGTACACGGCCAACGCTTCTTCGCCCTCCCCCTCCCCCACTGA
- a CDS encoding efflux RND transporter periplasmic adaptor subunit codes for MLKRIFTALAVLAVTAACSNSGEQTDTPSLTQRGTIVTTAKPTRQDLANRVSLTGKVTVNPVFGLVAPVTGQVRYVTVTTPTSTPKKATKVATVVAKGKSHVVNVPAGAIFTGRLADDRSTVQAGMPIVSAKHVGYGIVADIDGAQAYKISGALSTVRAQITNGPGPFDCTVLGTIAALPAGVIPDPPAQQPDPAASPSTPPVVKEPQQNTPPSEPTGMRVVCIAPASVKLINGAAVTIEVVTERATNVLVLPVEAVAGGQGKGQVEVVRADGTHETREVVLGLTDGKVIQIKSGLTEADTVMIPGPDLPPAQNTGEQGGPGAVVTK; via the coding sequence GTGCTGAAGCGAATCTTCACGGCCCTGGCCGTGCTCGCGGTGACCGCCGCGTGCTCCAACAGTGGCGAGCAGACCGACACGCCGAGTCTGACGCAGCGCGGGACGATCGTGACGACCGCAAAACCCACCCGCCAAGACCTGGCCAACCGGGTGAGCCTCACCGGCAAGGTCACGGTCAACCCGGTGTTCGGGCTGGTCGCGCCGGTGACCGGGCAGGTCCGGTACGTGACGGTGACGACGCCGACGAGCACGCCGAAGAAGGCGACCAAGGTGGCCACGGTCGTGGCGAAGGGCAAGTCGCACGTCGTGAACGTGCCGGCCGGAGCGATCTTCACGGGACGGCTGGCCGACGATCGGTCCACAGTGCAGGCCGGGATGCCGATCGTCTCCGCCAAGCACGTCGGCTACGGGATCGTCGCCGACATCGACGGGGCGCAGGCTTACAAGATCTCCGGGGCGCTGTCGACGGTCCGCGCGCAGATCACCAACGGACCCGGCCCGTTCGACTGCACGGTGCTCGGCACGATCGCCGCGCTGCCCGCCGGGGTCATTCCCGACCCGCCGGCTCAGCAACCCGATCCGGCCGCGTCGCCGTCCACGCCACCGGTGGTCAAGGAACCGCAGCAGAACACCCCGCCATCCGAACCGACCGGCATGCGCGTCGTCTGCATCGCGCCCGCCTCGGTCAAACTCATCAACGGCGCCGCGGTCACCATCGAGGTGGTCACCGAGCGCGCGACCAACGTGCTGGTCCTGCCGGTCGAGGCGGTCGCGGGTGGTCAGGGCAAAGGCCAGGTCGAGGTGGTACGCGCGGATGGGACCCACGAGACCCGGGAAGTGGTGCTGGGGCTCACGGACGGGAAGGTCATCCAGATCAAGTCGGGGCTGACCGAGGCCGACACCGTGATGATTCCCGGGCCGGACCTCCCGCCCGCGCAGAACACGGGTGAACAGGGCGGACCCGGTGCCGTGGTGACCAAGTGA
- a CDS encoding ABC transporter ATP-binding protein → MTALIELTGVTKTLKGQQEPRTILSGVDLAVHAGESVAILGRSGSGKSTLLSLIGLFDRPDGGQYLLNGKDITKLRERKAAALRSAEFGFVFQRFFLLKHLTAAQNVAMALVNGQGWLPRRHRKTKVMAALEQVGIAHLAKHRPARLSGGEQQRVAVARALVRQPKVLLADEPTGALDTETGNLVIDVLHATTELGCGLVLVTHDWDHARRMGRVVRLSEGVLHTEDAGVLA, encoded by the coding sequence GTGACCGCGCTGATCGAACTGACCGGCGTCACCAAGACGCTCAAAGGGCAGCAGGAGCCGCGCACCATCCTGTCGGGAGTGGACCTCGCCGTCCACGCCGGCGAGAGCGTGGCGATCCTGGGTCGCTCGGGCTCCGGCAAGAGCACACTGCTCAGCCTGATCGGCCTGTTCGACCGGCCGGACGGCGGGCAGTACCTGCTCAACGGCAAGGACATCACCAAGCTGCGGGAACGCAAGGCGGCCGCGCTGCGCAGCGCCGAGTTCGGCTTCGTGTTCCAGCGGTTCTTCCTGCTCAAGCATCTGACCGCGGCGCAGAACGTGGCGATGGCGCTGGTCAACGGGCAGGGCTGGCTGCCCCGGCGGCACCGCAAGACGAAGGTGATGGCGGCGCTGGAACAGGTCGGCATCGCGCACCTGGCCAAGCATCGGCCGGCCCGGCTGTCCGGCGGCGAACAGCAGCGGGTCGCGGTGGCGCGGGCGTTGGTCCGGCAGCCGAAGGTCCTGCTCGCCGACGAGCCGACGGGTGCGCTCGACACCGAGACCGGCAACCTCGTGATCGACGTCCTGCACGCGACCACGGAGTTGGGCTGCGGGCTGGTCCTCGTGACGCACGACTGGGATCACGCCCGCCGCATGGGACGCGTCGTACGCCTCTCGGAAGGCGTACTGCACACGGAGGATGCGGGGGTCCTGGCGTGA
- a CDS encoding ABC transporter permease, with protein MRRFSGRLRSALIIGVQGIRARKTRTLLSIVSLFLGVLAVVVVQAGAETANRAALANIELMMGKDGTIQMWVPDDKHAISLTLDTLKGRTDAVGALGVSAIIGEPGVNPINPGGAPLDQPYDFGPQGRGQFFCDAQGYCKEVPPQQQTEQMPTGAAIELSLTGLTGDVRPFRPYQLVAGLWLDFTGPPSLAPRVVVNKAAAIGFGRYQIPAEMRIRGAKANPTPRIIGVVDDGRDQPAAYVRADELTNWVPTTTQGLFGGMEVLRTPDAHDVEQILKRRLLADGLTSDQISSNMIQSKKEIEGQLAMFRLIFLGIAGLVLLIGIAGILNVGLATVGERVEEFALRRAVGTPRSLLAGIVLAETLLTGLFTAAAAIGVASVCLKIVGRILGGREPVLAHMDFPWQAGLAGILAGLVAGLLGGLIPAIRAARIPIATVMRA; from the coding sequence GTGAGGCGGTTCTCCGGGCGGCTGCGATCCGCCCTCATCATCGGCGTCCAGGGCATCCGCGCCCGCAAGACACGTACGCTGCTGTCGATCGTCAGCCTGTTCCTCGGCGTACTCGCCGTCGTCGTGGTGCAAGCCGGAGCCGAGACGGCCAACCGAGCCGCGCTGGCCAACATCGAACTGATGATGGGCAAGGACGGCACCATCCAGATGTGGGTGCCGGACGACAAGCACGCCATCTCGCTCACCCTCGACACGCTCAAGGGGCGTACGGACGCCGTCGGCGCCCTCGGCGTCAGCGCGATCATCGGCGAACCCGGCGTAAACCCGATCAATCCCGGTGGCGCTCCGCTCGACCAGCCGTACGACTTCGGGCCGCAGGGGCGTGGCCAGTTCTTCTGCGACGCGCAGGGCTACTGCAAGGAGGTCCCGCCGCAGCAGCAGACCGAACAGATGCCCACCGGCGCCGCGATCGAACTCAGCCTCACCGGGCTCACCGGCGACGTGCGGCCGTTCCGCCCATACCAACTGGTCGCTGGGCTTTGGCTCGACTTCACCGGCCCGCCGTCGCTGGCCCCGCGCGTCGTCGTCAACAAGGCCGCCGCCATCGGATTCGGCCGGTACCAGATTCCAGCGGAGATGCGCATCCGTGGCGCCAAGGCCAACCCGACCCCGCGGATCATCGGCGTCGTCGACGACGGGCGGGATCAGCCGGCGGCGTACGTGCGGGCGGATGAGCTGACGAACTGGGTCCCGACGACCACCCAGGGCCTGTTCGGCGGGATGGAAGTCCTGCGTACGCCGGACGCGCACGACGTCGAGCAGATCCTGAAGCGGCGCCTGCTGGCCGACGGACTGACCAGCGACCAGATCAGCTCGAACATGATCCAGTCCAAGAAGGAGATCGAGGGCCAGCTGGCCATGTTCCGGCTGATCTTCCTCGGCATCGCCGGACTGGTCCTGCTCATCGGCATCGCGGGCATCCTCAACGTCGGCCTCGCCACCGTCGGCGAACGCGTCGAGGAATTCGCGCTCCGCCGAGCAGTCGGCACACCCAGATCCCTCCTGGCCGGCATCGTCCTCGCCGAAACCCTGCTGACCGGGCTGTTCACTGCAGCGGCGGCAATCGGCGTCGCCTCCGTATGCCTGAAGATCGTCGGCCGCATCCTCGGCGGCCGGGAACCGGTCCTCGCCCACATGGACTTCCCGTGGCAGGCCGGACTGGCCGGCATCCTCGCCGGGCTGGTGGCCGGGCTGCTCGGCGGCCTGATCCCCGCCATCCGGGCCGCGCGGATTCCCATCGCGACCGTGATGCGCGCCTAG